A DNA window from Rhodococcus sp. Z13 contains the following coding sequences:
- a CDS encoding ABC-F family ATP-binding cassette domain-containing protein has translation MANLINLEQVSKSFGIKPLLDSVSLGVNEGERIGVVGLNGGGKTTMLEVLAGIEEPDSGRVSRVNGLRMAVVTQRGGLPEGSTVGQAVLGPLGVAEHEWAGDARIRSVLAGIGIDKLGLDAVVDSLSGGERRRVALAAALVQDLDLLVLDEPTNHLDVEGVQWLARHLLDRRSALVVVTHDRWFLDTVATRTWEVVNGRVESYDGGYNDWIFARAERARQADAMEERRRNLARKELAWLRRGAPARTSKPKYRVEAAEALIADVPPPRDSVALASFAKRRLGRVVIELEDATLTTPDGRELVHDLTWRLGPGERIGLVGVNGSGKTTLLRTLAGELEPAQGRRIQGQTVQIGWLRQELDDLPTDMRVLEAVKDVAERITLGDKEISAGQLAERLGFSPARQRTPVGDLSGGERRRLQLTRVLMAEPNVLLLDEPTNDLDIDTLQQLEDLLDGWAGTLVVISHDRYLIERICESTWALFGDGKLTNLPGGIEEYLRRRAAMGDGGVPSVASTVSKSADAPAKPKRDGAAERAARKELSRLERLVAKLTEKEEKLHVQLAEAATDPEKLQKLDAQLREVVAEKEAAEEQWMELAEDLD, from the coding sequence GTGGCGAATCTGATCAACCTCGAACAGGTCTCGAAGTCCTTCGGCATCAAGCCCCTGCTCGATTCGGTGTCCCTCGGCGTGAACGAAGGGGAGCGGATCGGCGTCGTCGGCCTCAACGGCGGCGGCAAGACGACGATGCTCGAAGTGCTCGCCGGGATCGAGGAACCCGACTCGGGCCGGGTGAGCCGCGTGAACGGTCTCCGCATGGCCGTCGTCACCCAGCGCGGCGGTCTGCCCGAGGGTTCGACCGTCGGCCAGGCCGTCCTCGGCCCGCTCGGTGTGGCCGAGCACGAATGGGCCGGTGACGCCCGCATCCGTTCGGTGCTGGCCGGTATCGGCATCGACAAGCTCGGGCTCGACGCGGTCGTCGACAGCCTCTCCGGTGGCGAGCGCCGCCGCGTCGCCCTCGCCGCCGCGCTGGTGCAGGACCTCGACCTGCTGGTGCTCGACGAGCCCACCAACCACCTCGACGTCGAGGGTGTGCAGTGGCTGGCCCGGCACCTGCTGGACCGGCGCAGCGCCCTCGTCGTCGTCACCCACGACCGCTGGTTCCTCGACACCGTCGCGACCCGCACCTGGGAGGTCGTGAACGGCAGGGTCGAGAGCTACGACGGTGGCTACAACGACTGGATCTTCGCCCGCGCCGAGCGGGCCCGCCAGGCCGACGCGATGGAGGAACGCCGCCGCAATCTCGCCCGCAAGGAACTCGCGTGGCTGCGTCGCGGGGCGCCCGCCCGCACGTCCAAGCCGAAGTATCGGGTCGAGGCCGCCGAGGCGCTGATCGCCGACGTGCCGCCGCCGCGCGACTCGGTGGCGCTTGCCTCGTTCGCCAAGCGCCGCCTGGGCCGCGTCGTCATCGAACTCGAGGACGCGACGCTCACCACCCCGGACGGCCGCGAACTCGTCCACGACCTCACCTGGCGCCTCGGCCCGGGTGAGCGCATCGGTCTGGTCGGGGTCAACGGCTCCGGCAAGACAACGCTGCTGCGCACCCTCGCGGGTGAGCTGGAACCGGCGCAGGGCCGGCGCATCCAGGGCCAGACCGTCCAGATCGGCTGGCTGCGGCAGGAACTCGACGACCTGCCCACCGACATGCGGGTGCTCGAGGCCGTCAAGGACGTCGCCGAACGGATCACGCTGGGCGACAAGGAGATCTCGGCCGGTCAGCTCGCCGAGCGGCTCGGGTTCTCACCCGCCCGGCAGCGCACCCCCGTCGGCGATCTGTCCGGCGGTGAACGCCGCCGCCTGCAGCTGACCCGCGTGCTCATGGCCGAGCCGAACGTGCTGCTGCTCGACGAGCCCACCAACGACCTCGACATCGACACGCTGCAGCAGCTCGAGGACCTGCTCGACGGCTGGGCCGGCACCCTCGTCGTCATCAGCCACGACCGCTATCTCATCGAGCGCATCTGCGAGTCGACCTGGGCGCTGTTCGGCGACGGGAAGCTCACCAACCTGCCCGGCGGTATCGAGGAGTACCTGCGCCGTCGCGCCGCGATGGGCGACGGGGGGGTGCCGTCGGTGGCGTCGACGGTCTCGAAGTCCGCGGATGCCCCGGCGAAGCCGAAGCGGGACGGCGCGGCCGAACGCGCGGCCCGCAAGGAACTGTCCCGCCTCGAACGGCTCGTCGCGAAGCTGACCGAGAAGGAGGAGAAGCTGCACGTGCAGCTCGCCGAGGCCGCGACCGACCCGGAGAAGCTGCAGAAGCTCGACGCGCAGCTGCGCGAGGTGGTGGCGGAGAAGGAAGCGGCCGAGGAGCAGTGGATGGAGCTCGCCGAAGATCTCGACTGA
- a CDS encoding DUF6069 family protein gives MSVTETSGTSTHLPQSRLARSAVVIAAAVVTALVVDLVLWAVGLVAGGSFEHTDAGEVMSAAPGGVVLMSVVPLAVGLAVAALLTLWWNGFARIAQVVGALLPLATIQGTISADFDTPSTVALALMHVVIAVVVVVALEMLRARD, from the coding sequence ATGTCCGTCACCGAAACATCCGGTACCTCTACGCATCTCCCGCAGTCCCGGCTCGCGCGTTCCGCGGTGGTGATTGCCGCGGCCGTCGTGACCGCACTGGTGGTCGACCTCGTGCTGTGGGCCGTCGGGCTCGTCGCGGGTGGCTCGTTCGAACACACCGACGCCGGTGAGGTGATGAGCGCGGCGCCCGGTGGCGTGGTGCTCATGTCCGTCGTCCCGCTCGCCGTCGGTCTCGCCGTCGCCGCCCTGCTCACCCTGTGGTGGAACGGTTTCGCGCGGATCGCGCAGGTCGTCGGGGCGTTGCTGCCGCTGGCGACGATCCAGGGCACGATCTCTGCGGACTTCGACACGCCGAGCACCGTCGCGCTGGCGCTGATGCACGTCGTGATCGCCGTGGTGGTCGTCGTCGCCCTGGAGATGCTCCGTGCGCGTGACTGA
- a CDS encoding acyl-CoA dehydrogenase family protein, producing MTTTEAIRWDTDEQKALRQLAADFTRKEIVPHLDEWERAGEIPRELHRKAADAGLLGASVAEEHGGSGGNALDMLAILEEIILAGGSSGLISALFSHGIATPHIIASGNQDLIDRFARPALEGRLIASLAITEPSGGSDVANIRTTARREGDEYVINGAKLYITSGTRADFVTTAVRTGDAGAGGISLIVVPTDTPGFTVSRKLDKMGWLCSDTAELFYDDVRVPASNLVGAENTAFAQIAQQFQGERLSLAFQAVATAQRCFDLTVEWVKSRETMGRPLSKRQVVRHRLAELATEITAAKTFCRSVAERWVNGEGMLLETSMAKNNAVKACDHAVMEAVQLAGGIGLMRESEVERHFRDARVLGIGGGTNEIMNEIISKLLGL from the coding sequence ATGACCACCACCGAAGCGATCCGCTGGGACACCGACGAGCAGAAGGCGCTGCGTCAGCTCGCCGCCGACTTCACCCGCAAGGAGATCGTCCCCCACCTCGACGAGTGGGAGCGTGCCGGTGAGATCCCGCGCGAACTGCACCGCAAGGCCGCGGACGCGGGCCTGCTCGGCGCCTCCGTCGCCGAGGAGCACGGCGGGTCGGGCGGCAACGCCCTCGACATGCTCGCGATCCTCGAGGAGATCATCCTCGCCGGTGGCTCGTCGGGCCTGATCTCGGCGCTGTTCAGCCACGGCATCGCCACGCCCCACATCATCGCCTCGGGCAACCAGGACCTCATCGACCGGTTCGCCCGCCCGGCGCTCGAGGGCCGGCTGATCGCCTCGCTCGCGATCACCGAGCCCAGCGGCGGCTCCGACGTCGCGAACATCCGCACCACCGCGCGGCGCGAGGGCGACGAGTACGTCATCAACGGCGCCAAGCTCTACATCACCTCGGGCACCCGCGCCGACTTCGTCACCACCGCGGTGCGCACGGGCGACGCCGGTGCCGGCGGTATCTCGCTGATCGTCGTCCCCACCGACACACCGGGTTTCACGGTCTCACGCAAGCTCGACAAGATGGGCTGGCTGTGCTCGGACACCGCCGAGCTGTTCTACGACGACGTGCGGGTGCCGGCGAGCAACCTGGTCGGCGCCGAGAACACGGCCTTCGCGCAGATCGCGCAGCAGTTCCAGGGCGAGCGGCTGTCACTGGCCTTCCAGGCCGTCGCGACCGCGCAGCGCTGCTTCGACCTGACCGTCGAGTGGGTCAAGTCCCGCGAGACGATGGGCCGACCGCTGTCCAAGCGCCAGGTGGTGCGGCACCGCCTCGCCGAGCTGGCCACGGAGATCACCGCGGCGAAGACCTTCTGCCGCTCGGTCGCCGAGCGGTGGGTCAACGGCGAGGGCATGCTGCTCGAGACGTCGATGGCGAAGAACAACGCCGTCAAGGCGTGCGACCACGCCGTGATGGAGGCCGTTCAGCTCGCCGGTGGTATCGGCCTGATGCGTGAGAGCGAGGTCGAGCGCCACTTCCGCGACGCCCGCGTCCTCGGCATCGGCGGCGGCACCAACGAGATCATGAACGAGATCATCAGCAAGCTGCTCGGCCTGTAG
- a CDS encoding enoyl-CoA hydratase/isomerase family protein, producing the protein MSEPVVLVEQREHVLLVTINRPKAANSINADVHQALGEAWERAEAEKDVRVVVLTGAGDAVFCGGADLKALGTKGPDGVTPPETAHWGFAGVVKHHISKPVVAAVNGTALGGGTELALASDLVVASETAEFGLPEVHRGLIAGAGGVFRIGQAIPRAVAMELVLTGKPMSAADALRWGLVNRVVPQAEVLDTALALAADIAKGAPLAVQASKTVARGIIDGNIPAEDQAWELTDKALARLTTSADTLEGVMAFMQKREPVWKGE; encoded by the coding sequence GTGAGCGAACCCGTCGTTCTCGTCGAACAGCGCGAGCACGTCCTGCTCGTCACCATCAACCGCCCGAAGGCCGCCAACAGCATCAACGCCGACGTGCACCAGGCCCTCGGTGAGGCCTGGGAGCGGGCCGAGGCCGAGAAGGACGTGCGCGTCGTGGTCCTCACCGGCGCCGGCGATGCCGTCTTCTGCGGCGGCGCCGACCTGAAGGCCCTCGGCACCAAGGGACCGGACGGGGTCACCCCGCCCGAGACCGCCCACTGGGGCTTCGCCGGCGTCGTCAAGCACCACATCTCCAAGCCGGTCGTGGCCGCGGTCAACGGCACCGCACTCGGCGGCGGCACCGAACTCGCGCTCGCCAGCGATCTCGTCGTCGCCTCCGAGACCGCCGAATTCGGTCTGCCCGAGGTGCACCGCGGCCTGATCGCCGGTGCCGGCGGCGTCTTCCGCATCGGCCAGGCCATCCCCCGCGCCGTCGCGATGGAACTCGTCCTCACCGGCAAGCCGATGTCGGCGGCCGACGCCCTGCGCTGGGGTCTGGTCAACCGCGTGGTGCCGCAGGCCGAGGTCCTCGACACCGCCCTCGCCCTCGCCGCCGACATCGCGAAGGGTGCCCCGCTCGCCGTGCAGGCCAGCAAGACCGTCGCGCGCGGCATCATCGACGGCAACATCCCGGCCGAGGACCAGGCCTGGGAACTCACCGACAAGGCCCTCGCGCGTCTGACCACCAGCGCCGACACCCTCGAAGGCGTCATGGCCTTCATGCAGAAGCGCGAACCCGTCTGGAAGGGCGAATGA
- a CDS encoding acetyl-CoA acetyltransferase, translating into MTDPTRVPVVIGVGDLRSGRAGAPADPREPLDLIHDATRAALADAGVDLASRIDTIHAIKTASWNYDDLPGLLAERLGAKPEHTSTTPIGGHWPAALLDRIGHDIATGTTSVALLVGGEAQASATNAYKSGTDPATLGWTTAPGGPAPIGTDDLGSPAMQRAGMIVPTRVYPLFENRLSHDLGHSREKSLEWSSNLYAAFSEFAAENPASWNPERHTAEEIRTIGGKNRLVTEAYPLMLNAMPFVDQAAAVVVTSLAVARELGVAEEKLLYVWGGAGATEPGDVLARGDFGRSAALDDALRRTLSATDLRPSDFDIIDAYSCFPVVPKLLIEQLGLPRDTVPSVTGGHSFFGGPLNSYTLHSIVAVAKRLREDGELALVHGNGGYLTYQHVVVLGCAPHTDGYVGDPEHVLLEPSAPETATDYSGEVRIVTATAEYGRDGNPSIGFLVGLTPDGRRVSGQTDAAGAAILAAGADIVGEDLHVTDNGGHLTVTRIEQESQS; encoded by the coding sequence ATGACCGACCCCACCCGGGTTCCCGTCGTCATCGGCGTCGGCGACCTGCGCTCCGGCCGCGCCGGTGCCCCCGCCGACCCGCGTGAACCGCTCGATCTCATCCACGACGCCACCCGCGCCGCGCTCGCCGACGCCGGCGTCGACCTCGCCTCGCGGATCGACACGATCCACGCGATCAAGACCGCGAGCTGGAACTACGACGATCTGCCGGGCCTGCTGGCCGAGCGTCTCGGTGCGAAGCCCGAGCACACCTCGACCACGCCCATCGGCGGCCACTGGCCGGCGGCGCTCCTCGACCGCATCGGCCACGACATCGCCACCGGGACCACCTCGGTCGCGCTGCTCGTCGGCGGTGAGGCCCAGGCCTCGGCCACCAACGCGTACAAGTCGGGGACCGACCCGGCCACCCTCGGCTGGACCACCGCACCCGGCGGACCCGCCCCCATCGGCACCGACGATCTCGGCAGCCCCGCCATGCAGCGCGCCGGGATGATCGTTCCCACCCGCGTGTACCCACTGTTCGAGAACCGGCTCAGCCACGATCTCGGGCACTCGCGCGAGAAGTCGCTCGAATGGTCGTCGAATCTGTACGCGGCGTTCTCCGAGTTCGCGGCGGAGAACCCGGCGTCCTGGAACCCCGAACGGCACACCGCCGAGGAGATCCGCACCATCGGCGGCAAGAACCGTCTCGTCACCGAGGCGTACCCGCTGATGCTCAACGCGATGCCGTTCGTCGACCAGGCCGCCGCCGTGGTCGTCACCTCCCTCGCCGTCGCCCGCGAACTGGGTGTCGCCGAGGAGAAGCTGCTCTACGTGTGGGGCGGCGCGGGCGCGACCGAACCGGGCGACGTCCTCGCCCGCGGTGACTTCGGCCGGTCCGCCGCCCTCGACGACGCGCTGCGCCGCACCCTGTCCGCCACCGACCTGCGGCCCTCCGACTTCGACATCATCGACGCCTACAGCTGCTTCCCGGTGGTACCCAAGCTGCTGATCGAACAGCTCGGCCTCCCCCGCGACACCGTCCCGTCGGTGACCGGCGGCCACTCCTTCTTCGGCGGCCCACTCAACAGCTACACGCTGCACTCGATCGTCGCGGTGGCCAAGCGGCTGCGCGAGGACGGCGAGCTCGCTCTCGTGCACGGCAACGGCGGCTACCTCACCTACCAGCACGTCGTGGTGCTCGGCTGCGCCCCGCACACCGACGGCTACGTCGGCGACCCCGAGCACGTCCTGCTCGAGCCGTCCGCCCCCGAGACCGCCACCGATTACAGCGGCGAGGTCCGGATCGTCACCGCCACCGCCGAATACGGCCGTGACGGCAACCCGTCGATCGGCTTCCTCGTGGGTCTGACCCCGGACGGTCGCCGCGTCTCCGGCCAGACCGACGCCGCCGGCGCCGCGATCCTCGCCGCCGGAGCCGACATCGTCGGCGAGGACCTGCACGTCACCGACAACGGCGGTCACCTCACCGTTACCCGCATCGAACAGGAGTCCCAGTCGTGA
- a CDS encoding TetR/AcrR family transcriptional regulator, giving the protein MTEQPAPRRRGRPRDADLEDRVFDAVIEVYSETSWRGFTLDAVGRRARVGRAALYRRWTSKDDLLVQALEARSPLPVPIDTGALRSDLVELARQLLRGYRTTPGLVSLRVALDARANPELLARLTLTLNRSRLLAARTIVHRAVERGELPADTSATLLLEMVTGAVLSHALFALATPDEKEDDEYAEIVVDATIRALRADRHADRMPEGTRSRRS; this is encoded by the coding sequence GTGACCGAACAACCCGCCCCGCGCCGTCGCGGACGACCCCGCGACGCCGACCTCGAGGACCGCGTGTTCGACGCCGTGATCGAGGTCTACTCCGAGACGAGCTGGCGTGGTTTCACGCTCGACGCGGTGGGGCGACGCGCACGAGTGGGCCGCGCCGCGCTCTACCGCCGTTGGACGAGCAAGGACGACCTGCTGGTCCAGGCCCTGGAGGCCCGCAGCCCCCTGCCCGTCCCCATCGACACCGGCGCACTGCGCTCCGACCTCGTCGAACTCGCCCGCCAGCTGCTGCGCGGCTACCGCACCACCCCCGGTCTCGTCAGCCTGCGCGTGGCCCTCGACGCCCGCGCCAACCCCGAACTGCTGGCCCGTCTGACCCTCACCCTCAACCGCAGCCGCCTGCTCGCGGCCCGCACGATCGTGCACCGCGCCGTCGAACGCGGCGAACTCCCGGCCGACACCTCCGCGACGCTGCTGCTCGAGATGGTCACCGGTGCCGTGCTCAGTCACGCCCTGTTCGCCCTCGCCACGCCCGACGAGAAGGAGGACGACGAGTACGCCGAGATCGTCGTGGACGCGACGATCCGCGCACTGCGCGCCGACAGGCACGCCGATCGGATGCCGGAAGGGACACGTTCGCGGCGGTCGTGA
- a CDS encoding nuclear transport factor 2 family protein, with the protein MDLQAVGEITRLKYRYARTLDTKAWRELADTLTPDVNAVYGEYLSFESRDAFIGFLENTLGTRLITEHTCSHPEIDIAEDGRTATGVWLLSDTVIVPEDGMVLRGSAYYHDRYRLCEDGCWRISETSYQRNWETVTRMGEPTSVTLTTNRWGLLQQPRAS; encoded by the coding sequence ATGGATCTGCAAGCGGTCGGGGAGATCACGCGGTTGAAATACCGATACGCGCGCACGCTCGACACCAAGGCGTGGCGCGAACTCGCAGACACCCTCACCCCGGACGTCAACGCCGTGTACGGCGAATATCTCAGTTTCGAATCGCGCGACGCCTTCATCGGTTTCCTGGAGAACACACTCGGCACGCGTCTGATCACGGAGCACACCTGCAGTCATCCCGAGATCGACATCGCCGAGGACGGCCGCACCGCCACCGGAGTGTGGCTGCTGTCCGACACCGTGATCGTCCCGGAGGACGGCATGGTGCTGCGCGGATCGGCCTACTACCACGACCGGTACCGCCTCTGCGAGGACGGCTGCTGGCGCATCAGCGAGACCAGCTACCAACGCAATTGGGAGACCGTCACCCGCATGGGCGAGCCGACGTCGGTGACGTTGACCACCAACCGCTGGGGACTGCTGCAGCAGCCGCGGGCGTCGTGA
- a CDS encoding VOC family protein: protein MTENGFAGATTGGTATEGAGEFPRPGALPYLTVPKAHEAIEWYTRVFGASLAAEPVMMDDGRVGHAELRFPTGMIYLADEFPELGLTSPGEGAVSVSLMLEVSDTDAVLARARLAGGSVERWINESRGHRNATLLDPFGHRWMLVGPLTGKLPPPRN, encoded by the coding sequence GTGACGGAGAACGGTTTCGCGGGTGCCACGACCGGGGGCACCGCCACCGAGGGTGCGGGCGAGTTCCCCCGGCCGGGTGCGCTCCCGTATCTCACCGTGCCCAAGGCCCACGAGGCCATCGAGTGGTACACGCGGGTCTTCGGGGCCTCGCTGGCGGCCGAGCCCGTGATGATGGACGACGGCCGGGTGGGGCACGCCGAACTCCGGTTCCCGACCGGGATGATCTACCTCGCAGACGAATTCCCCGAACTCGGTCTCACCTCGCCCGGGGAGGGAGCCGTGTCGGTGAGCCTCATGCTCGAGGTGTCCGACACCGATGCGGTGCTCGCCCGGGCCCGGCTCGCCGGGGGCTCGGTGGAGCGGTGGATCAACGAGAGCCGCGGGCACCGCAACGCGACCCTGCTCGACCCCTTCGGGCACCGGTGGATGCTCGTCGGCCCGCTCACCGGCAAGCTTCCCCCTCCCCGGAATTGA